The Virgibacillus sp. SK37 region GAAAGCGGAATATTTCCCCGTAGCGATGATTTTCGCAGCCTCTATATTCTTAACTATTTCGCAGTTTATCCATGTTGCGAATCACTGAATAACCAAATATATATTTTAAACCCATTTTAAAGCATTAAAAAACTGCCGGGCAAATGTTTGCCGGCAGTTTTCTTTTTCATTATTTAGCTGTATATCCACCTTCGATTGGTAATTCAATACCTGTAACAAATTTCGCTTCATCGGAAGCTAGGTATAATACACCATATGCTACGTCATCTGGATCACCAAGGTCTGGAAGTGGTGTTACAGAATGAGCCCAGTTACTCATTTGCTCATCTTGGAACATTTTTTCTGTCATTGGAGTGATAATGATACCAGGGTGTACAGAATTTACACGGATTCTGTCTTTTGCATAGTCAACTGCTGCAGCTTTGGAAAGCATTCTCACTGCACCTTTAGAAGCAGTATAAGGGCTTGCACCGCCACCACCAGTTAAACCTGAAGTTGAAGAGATATTAACAATACTTCCTCCCCCATTTTTTTGCATAACTGGAACAACATGCTTCATACCAAGGAATGTACCAGTAAGATTGATATTCATAATTTTATCCCATTCTGCTACAGTAGTTTCATGCATAGGTTTTTGAATAGTAATACCTGCATTGTTGACAAGTACATCAATTTTCCCAAATTCTTCTACAGCTTTTTCAACTGCTTCCTTCCAGCCATCTTCACTGGAAACATCATGGAAAAATCCAATTGCTTCTCCACCATTGCTTTTAATTTCTTCTACTACTTCTTTTACTTTGTCTTCTTGTACGTCAGTTACAACTACTTTTGCTCCTTCTTTCGCAAAAAGTAATGCTTCTGATTTACCTTGTCCGCCACCTGCACCGGTAACTATAGCTACTTTATTATCTAATCTTCCCATTAAAAACACTCCTTTAATACTGAAATAAACAATTCTATTATATTTTATCACTAAACTATTTAATGTTAAATTATTATGTCCCTTTGATTAGACTACTATATTTTTACCAATTGTTTATTTCTTAAACCTAGTTTTATAAGTAACTTTTCCCTTTCAATTCCATCCATAAGCTGTGAAGCAGGCCTATAAATCCAAATAACCATGCAGCGATAGCAATATAAAACATAATGTGAGGAACAAACATGAGAAATTCTACTTCTACTGCTTTAGAAAATTGATATGTACTTGTCATATACATAGCCAATGGAAAGGCCATTCCCCAGTATTGCGGCTCATAACTAATCGGATGTTGATTAATAACGTGTCGCCAGATCATTAATATAAACAATAGAGGGATCCACCATGTTCCTGTTATCCAAAAGAATAATGTAAATCCTTTTAAAAAGGGAGTGATTTGGTCAAGCAGCTGCCATAAATCCGCATGGAGTATCAATGTGGAGCCTGCTAAGGTAGTTATAGCTACAGCACCCATGTTAATCCAGTATGGGGGTGTTAATGCTTCAAACTTAAACTTCACAAAGGTAAAACGGTAAAAGATCAATGTAATTATATTCAGATATAGCATACAGCCAAGAAAGTACATAGCTAAGGTGAAAAACAATACACCCTCTCTTGTTTGTCCAGCCATATAGGGAGAGAGCAATGTTCCTAAAATAGATACGGACTGTGTAGCCACAGATGCGATCAGCCACGCTCCATTAATCCCTTCCTCAATGGTTGGCTTTTCTTTCCGAATCGTGACAGCTGTAAAAAAAGTATACATAATAATAACCCAAAGAACGATGGCAACAATCCATAAAGCTTGTGACATTAGATGACTGTGGCCGACTATAATTATTTGGCTCCCATAGACGGAGGTGCCTGCCACTAATGTAAAGAAACCTGGCCCCTTCATATGGTGAGTTACGTCTTGAATAATATTTTGGAAGTAAAAAAGAATACGTATAATCGTCAACACCCATAATACCGCATACGCAACAGTATTAATCGCTAATAATATATTGGAAAAAAGCAAATACCCTAACATATAAGAGCCGATCGATAAAGCACCAGTTGCCATAACTAACGCAAAGTAACCTGGAAATAGATGTTGCGCTTTTCTTGTTATAAACGGAATCACCATACACCCTCCTTTTTCTCTTAACTGGTTTCCTCTATTAGATTAACATATTTAAGTTAACGTTAAGCATAGAAGGGAGGTCAGTATGCACTGACCTCCCTTCTAAACTAACGTTATCTTGGCGGACGATTTTGTTTGTATTTTTTATCATCCTTCATATCATTCAACTCTTGCTTACTCTTGTTTTTCTTCTTTTTATTTTTATCACTCATTAAAACAACCTCCTTTAATTATAGGTTGCTTCATTTCTGTAAAAAAATGAATGCGAGTTGCGATTGTACGATTACTTTAAAACAAAAGCAGTTTCACTTGAGCCTTCTTTAGTTTTTTTCACTTCCAGTATTGCAGGGAAAATTGCTTTTAGTTCCTGTACATGTGAGATAACTCCAATCATTCTGCCTGACTGTTGTAAATCAACTAATGTATCTATTGCCTTATTAAGTGATTCTTCATCCAACGTACCAAATCCCTCATCAATAAACATCGTGTCAATCGTTATATTTCCTTGAAAACTCTGGATAACATCTGACATACCGAGTGCTAGACATAGCGAAGCATTAAATTTTTCTCCTCCAGATAATGATTTCACATCCCTTGTTTGGCCAGTATAAGCATCATAAACATCGAGGGCTAATCCGCTTTGTCTTCCGTGTGATTCCTGCCGGTCACTGCGAATTAGTTGAAATTGTCCATTGGATAACCTCCGCAAACGCTGATTCGCAACATCAATAATTTGTTCGAGGTATTCAATTTGCAAATATCGTTCGAATGATATTTTACGGTCATTTTGTCCACGAACAACATTAAACAAATCAGAAACTGTACCCAGTTGTTGGTCTATCTTTCGAACTTGTTCATTTGATTTTAATATATTTTCTTTAAGTTGTTGCGCTTCCTTATACCATTCTTTTGTCTGTTGTACTGTTTTCAGTGCTGTTTCATAAGCGCTTTTAAGCTCTTGAAGTTGAGCTTCAAGCAAAGAAAGATCCAATTGCTTTTTGTCCTTCAATGCTGCTTTCAATTCATCTACTCGATATTGGAGGGTTACCCGTTTCTGTTTGTATTCTTCGATCTCCCGCTTTGCTTCTTTACGAGCAATTTCCGACATCTTCGCCTCTTCATACGCTTTTGTGTCTATAAAACCTGCTTGGTCAAGCGCATTGTTCCATTCACGTTCAGCGTCTAGTTGCTTTCTCTTTGTCTCTTCAAGTTGATTTGTTGCATGGATTAAATCCGTATTTACCTTCGTCTGCTCTTCTTTCGCCTTCTGAAGCTCTCGCTGAACCTTATCCCACGCTTCTTCCATTTTCTCTTTTTTCTTTTCGGCCTCGGTAATAGCTTGTCTTAGTTCAGAAAGCTGCCGAATTTGTTCAGGGATTTTACCAATGCGTTCTTGATAAACTGCATAAGTAGTATTATATTTTTCATTTAATTCCTGGTATTGTTTCTCCAGCTTCTCTTCCTGTTCGGTTACCTGTTCAATATGTTGCTCCGTTTTTTCCAACTCTTCTTTTAGCTGTTTAACTTTCTCTGTTGCAGCTTCCAAATTTATAATATCCTTTTTTAGTTGGCGGCCCTGTTGCAAAATAGTTTCCTTTGCTTCTTCCGCCTCATTTACAGGAATATTAATTTCAGATAAATCTGCAGCTCTTTTTTCATACTGTGCTTTAACAGCTTTCCAATCGGCAACACTGGTGCGATAAATTTCATCTATTTTTTCAAGTTCCTTGCGAGCATTCTCCAACTCCTCTTTTGTTACACTAGCTTCTTCATCAGCTGCTTTGTTCGGATGGTGCTCACTTCCGCAAACGGGACAAGCTTCACCTTCATGGAGATGGCTTGCAAGTATGCTTGCTTGACCATTCAGCCACGTATTTTCTATTTTCTCATATTTTTTCTTTCTCATTTCATAATTAGTTTGCTTTTGTTGGACTTCCTCTTCCAATTTCACCTGTTTATTTTTCGTCTCAATAAACTCTTCAACCAATTTATATTGATTCAACATTTCATTTCGTTGATTGTTCTTTTTTACTAACTCGTTTGGGGATTGATCTAATACCTTTATCTCATTTCTGTAAGAATCTCGCTTATTTTTATACTGCTGATGTTTTGCAGTAGCTTCTTTAATTTTTTCGGCTATCTGCTTTCCATCTTGCTTTTGTTGCTGTAATAATCGCTTTGTTTGATCTATTTCTTGTACAATTGGCAAAAACTCATATAACTGATCAAGCTTTTTCCGAAGCGCTTCCCGTTCCCCTTGGTTACCTTCTTCCTTTTGAAAAGAAGCAAGAGATTCCTCTACTTTTTTAGCAGCAATTTGTTCTGCGTTTTGGGCTTGTTGCAGTGTTTGTTCTTTCTGTTGATAATCTCTCTTTAAATCAACACGTTGTTTTTCATATGGATAAATATGTGTAGCCCGTTCAGCTTGTTGAAGTTTATTTTCCTTTTCTTCATATTGAGGTGCTTTTTCCTGCAATTCCTTCCATTGAGCCTCTTTGTCTGACAGTTCTTCCCACTGCTTATTAATTGCTTCCGCACGGGAAAATTCTACCTGTTTTTGTGCATGTAGCTTGTACGCCTGTTCATATGTTTCCTCATCTTGTTTAATCCGTTCCTCGTAAAACTCAATTTCTTTTTCTAAACCAGCTACAACTTGATTTTCATTAAAATGCGCTTCACCCAAGACCTGAAAAAGTTGTGCATCTTCTCGAAAAGGGAGCGTAGCACTAATATGCTGAATATATGTATCTCTGGTTTGCACTGCTTTATTATACGCTTCCTCCACTTTGCTTTTTCGTATACGTAACCGTTCACTGATATGTTGATAGGTTTGTGTTTTAAAAAGTCTCCTTAAAATCTCTTCTTTATTTTCAGTTTGCGAAGTCAATAACTTTCGAAACTCTCCTTGGGGAAGCATAACGATTTGTTTGAACTGATCCTGAGTAAGCCCAATTAACATCTCTATCTTTTTATCTATTTCCGAAACAATTTGCCTGTCTACGCAAGGAATCTCTCTTTCTTCCACTTGTTCATAGAATTCAAAGCGATCCCCTGTTTTGGATTTGTTTCCTTTTTTAACATGACCAAGCTGACGAAGAACCCGGTAATAACGACCTTTTAATTCAAAAAGCAATTCAACCGCAGTATGTGTATCATCTTCAGCAAAATCACTTCGTAACATCAAGGTGTTTTCCCTGTCTTGTCCACTTGCACTTCCATATAAAGCAAAACAAATGGCGTCAAAGATTGTTGTTTTTCCTGCCCCGGTATTGCCGGAAATAACAAATAAACGATTATCTTCTAATTCGTTAAAATCAACAATCTCCGTTCTCTTATACGGCCCAAATGCCGTCATCGTTAATTTTAATGGCTTCATAACAAATCCCCCCAAATATAAGTTACTTGGTAATATATTCTTTTATTTCAGTTGCTGTTTCATTCTCTTCTTTTAACAGATCATTAAGAACTTCTTTAAAAATAGCTTCCGTCTCTTCTCCAACTTCTGTCCCTTTTACTTCTTTGTAAAATGCTCTAAAAAGCTCCAGGTCACTCATTTGCGTCCGCACTGTATTTTCATTCATTTCTTCCGCAGGAGATAGCAAATAGTTTTTACGTTCTACATGCATCGCATTTGGAAACACGGAACGGATTTTTTCCATTGGAGAAAGTACAGGTGTCTCATCCATGAGCTTAACAAATACATAATCTTCACTGACAGGCAACATAAGAAGTTCTTCCAACGTACCCTCTATCGTACGCATATCTCTTCTAGGTGAAAGCAGGCGTTTTTCCACTTGAACGTGCCCATCTCCATCCATCTCCACAATATGGAAACCTTTCTTATGATTTTCTTCAGAAATAGAATATTTTAGAGGTGAACCAGCATACCGAATCGTCTCACTTGTTACGAAATGCGCCTGGTGCAAGTGGCCTAGTGCGGTGTAGTGAAAATCAGCAAAATGCTTTGCGTCCACATATTCAGATCCACCAATGGACAGTGGTCGTTCTGAATCACTTGTGTTTTCTTCCTCTACACCATATGGAGTAACAAATGCGTGACCTACAAAAACATGACGAGCTTCTTTCTGCCTTGTAGAGGTAACTTGCTGCACAATTTTCTCCATCGCATCATTATGGGAGCGGATATTTTCATCCTGAAAAGTATTCCTCACCACACTGGGGTCACAATATGGGATTAAATGAAAATGGACTTCGCCATGCTCATCGTGTAATACAACGGGCTTAGGATCACTCGTGAAATTCCCAACAATATGACAGCCATTGTCTCTCATGATCTTACTGCCAAAATGCAGCCGACTTGGACTATCATGGTTCCCGGCAATAGCTAAAATAGGTGTTTTTAACTTTAATACAATTGTATCTAGTACCTCATCCAACAGATGTACCGCTTCTGTAGGTGGCACAGCTCTATCATATAGATCTCCTGCAATTATTACCGCATCCGGCTTTTCCTCTTCCACCGCATTGATAAATTGCTGCAATATGTAGTCTTGGTCCTCTGTCATGTAAATACCTTGAACCAGCTTACCCAAGTGCCAATCTGCAGTATGAAAAAATTTCATGGAATATCCCCCTCTTATTTTATAGCCATTTCAGATCTACTAAGTGAACAGATTCATAGTTTTTTCTATTGTAACATGCAATCTTTTTATTTAAGTTGTGTTTGTATTAGGAGATTAATGGAATAGCGTGGAAGCGGAGCCACTATGGAATGTTAACTTAGGTGATTATTCAGCCGATCTGGCACAGACCGGCTCAGACTATGAATTATATTTTCTAGCATAGACAATGCCATTCCAGAAGTAAACTGGACAATTATTCAAATGGTTGGCGATTTGTTTAAAGGAATTGTTTTTTTGCTTAGGTGAAATTTATAATTTATATCTTTTTAATAGGACAAAATCTACATTCTCCCTATTTTTAAAATAGTGGCCAGGCATTCTCAATAGCTACATGTTTCATTGCTGACTTCGGATTCACGACTACAGGGTGGTCTGCGAGACGAAATAACGGGATGTCTGTCTCACTATCAGCATATGCCCACATTTCATTAAGCTCTTCCTGAGATAAACGCCCTTCTTTTTTTGCCCACATCATCCATCTTTTTACTTCTGTTACTTTCCCCTCCCCATTTACTATGTTACCTAGTTCACCTGTACACACACCATTTGGATAATAGGTTAAGGTTGTGCTTATAATATGAACATCCCTAAGATCAACTTCCTTTACGAATGCTTCCAAAAATGGCTGTAGGGCTCCTGACAAAAGGATAATAGTATCTCCTTTGCTTTGGTGCTCCTTGATTCGGTCAATAAGTTCTGTATGTACTTCCGTTTTACCCAATTCCACAAGCTTTTCAAAAAAGGTATCCATTTCCTGCTTTGTCTTACCTCTGAACCCCTTAGCAAATGCTTTAAAGAACTCTTTTTTAAAAACGTTTTTCCCTTTTAATATGCCTGAAATAGCAGCTTTACCCAATCCGGCTGCTACAGGAATCCATTCCTTGCTTGTGTACTCCTTTTTTGCAATTTGGAACATAATTTTAAATGAATCTCCCTTATAAAGGGTCCCGTCAAAATCTACAGTTACTATAGCCATCCTGTATCTCTCCTTTTCTTTTATACGTATTTTCATTTTAACATAAGCTTAATAGCTACGAGAGCTTCCCTGTTCAAAGTAATTCAATATAGAGCTAGCAGTTGATTCCATAACATTACCAGCCGATCGTGTACCTCTTTTACTTCGACATAAAATGGAAATATTGATAAACTATTTTATATTAATGAACGAAGGTGATGGAATGGAAGAGATAGTTTTAGTAAGTATGGTAGTCATTCTCGTGTTGGGCATTTTTTCCCAATGGCTGGCTTGGAGAATTCAATGGCCGTCAATTGTGATTATGTCCATTACTGGTTTGTTAATCGGTCCTATATTTGGATTGATGAATCCTCAGGAAGCACTTGGTGATTTATATAGTCCGCTTATCTCACTTGCGGTCGCTATTGTACTATTTGAAGGCAGCTCCAGCTTAGATATCAGGGAGATAAAAGGAATATCTAAATCCGTTTTCCGCATCGTAACCCTCGGAGCTTTTCTTGCTTGGGTTGGAGGCGCTCTTGCCGCCAATATGATAGCTGGATTAAGCTTAGAAATATCATTTATTATCGGTGGTTTATTTGTCGTAACTGGTCCCACAGTTATTATACCTTTACTTCGTAATGCAAAATTAAAACCAAGAACAGCTGCAGTATTGAAATGGGAAGGGATTATTGTTGATCCTTTTGGTCCACTACTCGCACTCTTCGCTTATGAGGTAATCAAGGTACTTACTACATCTGATTTGCATCTCGATTATTTACTTAAATTTTTCTTTAGCGCATTAGTAGCTATTGTATTTGGCTATATTATTGGAATGCTCGTAAGTATTTTGGTGAGTAAAGGCTATTTACCTGAATACTTGAAATCCCCAATTATACTTGCGTTTGTACTGCTCTGCTTCACATTGGCAGAGGTAGTAATGCACGAAACAGGGATGCTTGCGGTAACAGTTATGGGTTTAACAATGGCTCGAACCAAACGTTACGTTTCAGCAATTGGAAATGTCAGTCATTTTGTTGAAAATATATCGGTTCTTTTAACTTCAACCATTTTCATTTTGTTAACAGCTTCTCTATCAAGAGAAACAATTGCAGAAGTGTTTACCTTACCAATCATTGGATTTGTGCTAGTTATGCTATTTATTGTAAGACCTGTATCAATATGGATTTCCACAATTGGTACAGAGCTTACCAAGGCGGAAAAAACCTTAATTGGATGGGTTGCGCCACGTGGAATTGTAGCATTAACTGTGTCGGGCTACTTTGCGGCAATATTAATTGAAGAAGGTCATGAAGGTG contains the following coding sequences:
- a CDS encoding SDR family NAD(P)-dependent oxidoreductase codes for the protein MGRLDNKVAIVTGAGGGQGKSEALLFAKEGAKVVVTDVQEDKVKEVVEEIKSNGGEAIGFFHDVSSEDGWKEAVEKAVEEFGKIDVLVNNAGITIQKPMHETTVAEWDKIMNINLTGTFLGMKHVVPVMQKNGGGSIVNISSTSGLTGGGGASPYTASKGAVRMLSKAAAVDYAKDRIRVNSVHPGIIITPMTEKMFQDEQMSNWAHSVTPLPDLGDPDDVAYGVLYLASDEAKFVTGIELPIEGGYTAK
- a CDS encoding tellurite resistance/C4-dicarboxylate transporter family protein gives rise to the protein MVIPFITRKAQHLFPGYFALVMATGALSIGSYMLGYLLFSNILLAINTVAYAVLWVLTIIRILFYFQNIIQDVTHHMKGPGFFTLVAGTSVYGSQIIIVGHSHLMSQALWIVAIVLWVIIMYTFFTAVTIRKEKPTIEEGINGAWLIASVATQSVSILGTLLSPYMAGQTREGVLFFTLAMYFLGCMLYLNIITLIFYRFTFVKFKFEALTPPYWINMGAVAITTLAGSTLILHADLWQLLDQITPFLKGFTLFFWITGTWWIPLLFILMIWRHVINQHPISYEPQYWGMAFPLAMYMTSTYQFSKAVEVEFLMFVPHIMFYIAIAAWLFGFIGLLHSLWMELKGKSYL
- a CDS encoding AAA family ATPase encodes the protein MKPLKLTMTAFGPYKRTEIVDFNELEDNRLFVISGNTGAGKTTIFDAICFALYGSASGQDRENTLMLRSDFAEDDTHTAVELLFELKGRYYRVLRQLGHVKKGNKSKTGDRFEFYEQVEEREIPCVDRQIVSEIDKKIEMLIGLTQDQFKQIVMLPQGEFRKLLTSQTENKEEILRRLFKTQTYQHISERLRIRKSKVEEAYNKAVQTRDTYIQHISATLPFREDAQLFQVLGEAHFNENQVVAGLEKEIEFYEERIKQDEETYEQAYKLHAQKQVEFSRAEAINKQWEELSDKEAQWKELQEKAPQYEEKENKLQQAERATHIYPYEKQRVDLKRDYQQKEQTLQQAQNAEQIAAKKVEESLASFQKEEGNQGEREALRKKLDQLYEFLPIVQEIDQTKRLLQQQKQDGKQIAEKIKEATAKHQQYKNKRDSYRNEIKVLDQSPNELVKKNNQRNEMLNQYKLVEEFIETKNKQVKLEEEVQQKQTNYEMRKKKYEKIENTWLNGQASILASHLHEGEACPVCGSEHHPNKAADEEASVTKEELENARKELEKIDEIYRTSVADWKAVKAQYEKRAADLSEINIPVNEAEEAKETILQQGRQLKKDIINLEAATEKVKQLKEELEKTEQHIEQVTEQEEKLEKQYQELNEKYNTTYAVYQERIGKIPEQIRQLSELRQAITEAEKKKEKMEEAWDKVQRELQKAKEEQTKVNTDLIHATNQLEETKRKQLDAEREWNNALDQAGFIDTKAYEEAKMSEIARKEAKREIEEYKQKRVTLQYRVDELKAALKDKKQLDLSLLEAQLQELKSAYETALKTVQQTKEWYKEAQQLKENILKSNEQVRKIDQQLGTVSDLFNVVRGQNDRKISFERYLQIEYLEQIIDVANQRLRRLSNGQFQLIRSDRQESHGRQSGLALDVYDAYTGQTRDVKSLSGGEKFNASLCLALGMSDVIQSFQGNITIDTMFIDEGFGTLDEESLNKAIDTLVDLQQSGRMIGVISHVQELKAIFPAILEVKKTKEGSSETAFVLK
- a CDS encoding exonuclease SbcCD subunit D; protein product: MKFFHTADWHLGKLVQGIYMTEDQDYILQQFINAVEEEKPDAVIIAGDLYDRAVPPTEAVHLLDEVLDTIVLKLKTPILAIAGNHDSPSRLHFGSKIMRDNGCHIVGNFTSDPKPVVLHDEHGEVHFHLIPYCDPSVVRNTFQDENIRSHNDAMEKIVQQVTSTRQKEARHVFVGHAFVTPYGVEEENTSDSERPLSIGGSEYVDAKHFADFHYTALGHLHQAHFVTSETIRYAGSPLKYSISEENHKKGFHIVEMDGDGHVQVEKRLLSPRRDMRTIEGTLEELLMLPVSEDYVFVKLMDETPVLSPMEKIRSVFPNAMHVERKNYLLSPAEEMNENTVRTQMSDLELFRAFYKEVKGTEVGEETEAIFKEVLNDLLKEENETATEIKEYITK
- a CDS encoding HAD family phosphatase, with the protein product MAIVTVDFDGTLYKGDSFKIMFQIAKKEYTSKEWIPVAAGLGKAAISGILKGKNVFKKEFFKAFAKGFRGKTKQEMDTFFEKLVELGKTEVHTELIDRIKEHQSKGDTIILLSGALQPFLEAFVKEVDLRDVHIISTTLTYYPNGVCTGELGNIVNGEGKVTEVKRWMMWAKKEGRLSQEELNEMWAYADSETDIPLFRLADHPVVVNPKSAMKHVAIENAWPLF
- a CDS encoding sodium:proton antiporter, which codes for MEEIVLVSMVVILVLGIFSQWLAWRIQWPSIVIMSITGLLIGPIFGLMNPQEALGDLYSPLISLAVAIVLFEGSSSLDIREIKGISKSVFRIVTLGAFLAWVGGALAANMIAGLSLEISFIIGGLFVVTGPTVIIPLLRNAKLKPRTAAVLKWEGIIVDPFGPLLALFAYEVIKVLTTSDLHLDYLLKFFFSALVAIVFGYIIGMLVSILVSKGYLPEYLKSPIILAFVLLCFTLAEVVMHETGMLAVTVMGLTMARTKRYVSAIGNVSHFVENISVLLTSTIFILLTASLSRETIAEVFTLPIIGFVLVMLFIVRPVSIWISTIGTELTKAEKTLIGWVAPRGIVALTVSGYFAAILIEEGHEGASMLTALTFALVFITVCAHGFTLGPLAKALKLGNTEAPGVLIVGASSFSIAFAEYLRKLEIPVLVSDSSGGRLRGALEKGIPTYHGQILAEHTQYDVDLTPYETILSMTGDVSYNALVSQSYAPEFGYNNTFSLPAGNFKRMDQENVSHSAKSHILFAEEAIFTELNRRINTGYTIQEIPITEKNKITKDDIPHDVIPLFIIKENKHIQFITLKKRLVLDEGDQLVVLKKG